In Calditrichota bacterium, one genomic interval encodes:
- the rsmD gene encoding 16S rRNA (guanine(966)-N(2))-methyltransferase RsmD, which produces MPRIVGGAAKGRRLKAPHDGVRPATARARQALFDYLAQVIPGANVLDLYCGSGGLGIEALSRGAAHVHFVDISHKSLHYARENVALCGFDDRAWFTLKDVYRFLHQCREEGTGPFDLIFAAPPYRQAEPERILDEVVASEVLNTGGLICLEYSRHTAAPRMEESSPLTLDRRKVYGESVVEVWERVR; this is translated from the coding sequence GACGGAGTCCGTCCGGCGACCGCCCGGGCGCGTCAGGCACTGTTCGATTACCTGGCGCAGGTAATACCGGGAGCGAATGTGCTCGATCTCTACTGCGGTTCCGGCGGTCTAGGCATTGAGGCTCTTTCGCGAGGCGCGGCACACGTCCACTTCGTCGATATCTCGCACAAATCCCTCCATTACGCCCGTGAAAACGTTGCCCTTTGCGGCTTCGACGACCGTGCCTGGTTCACCCTCAAGGATGTCTATCGCTTTCTGCATCAGTGCCGGGAGGAAGGGACCGGCCCGTTCGATCTAATCTTCGCCGCGCCGCCTTATAGACAAGCCGAGCCGGAGCGTATTCTCGACGAAGTGGTTGCTTCAGAAGTGTTGAATACCGGTGGGTTGATCTGCCTGGAATATTCCCGCCATACCGCAGCGCCGCGGATGGAGGAATCGTCGCCGCTCACTCTCGATCGACGAAAGGTCTATGGCGAGTCCGTGGTTGAGGTGTGGGAACGAGTCCGTTAA